The Daucus carota subsp. sativus chromosome 9, DH1 v3.0, whole genome shotgun sequence genome window below encodes:
- the LOC108201950 gene encoding DNA damage-repair/toleration protein DRT100, whose protein sequence is MTSLFFIAALFLAAAASLVTCCPPSDRAALLALKASLHEPFVGIFKSWTGNDCCRNWYGVTCDPNNARVTYINLRGQSEDPIFHKANRTAYMSGTISPALCQLTWLSSIIIADWKGISGFIPNCISYLPNLRILDLFGNKLTGQVPRHIGHLKRLKILDLADNELSGWLPNSISNLSSLTHLDLRNNQISGALPRNLGNLRMMSRALLSRNQITGPIPNSLSKIYRLSELDLSLNQISGSIPRSLGKMRVLATLNLDGNKLSGKIPSKLLHSSVSILNLSKNSLDGTIPDVFGPRSYLTSIDLSYNELKGPIPKSISDASYVGHLDVSHNHLCGAIPAGSPFDRLDASSFSSNDCLCGKPLRAC, encoded by the coding sequence ATGACTTCTCTGTTCTTCATAGCGGCTCTTTTTCTAGCTGCTGCAGCATCATTAGTTACTTGCTGCCCGCCTTCAGACAGGGCAGCATTGCTGGCCTTGAAAGCTTCCCTGCACGAACCATTCGTCGGGATTTTCAAGTCGTGGACGGGCAACGACTGCTGTCGTAACTGGTATGGAGTTACCTGCGACCCTAACAATGCTCGTGTGACATATATTAATCTTCGAGGCCAATCAGAAGATCCAATTTTCCACAAGGCTAACCGGACTGCTTACATGTCTGGAACTATTTCCCCTGCTTTGTGTCAATTAACTTGGCTCTCAAGCATTATTATTGCAGATTGGAAAGGCATTTCCGGCTTCATCCCGAACTGCATTTCGTATCTCCCAAATCTCCGAATACTCGACCTCTTCGGTAACAAACTGACCGGCCAGGTCCCCAGACACATCGGCCATCTCAAACGCCTCAAAATTTTAGATTTAGCCGACAATGAATTATCAGGTTGGTTGCCTAATTCGATATCAAATTTATCTTCTCTAACACATCTAGATCTCCGAAACAACCAGATTTCGGGTGCATTGCCCCGAAACCTAGGAAATCTCAGAATGATGAGCCGGGCCCTACTGAGCCGGAACCAGATCACCGGTCCCATCCCAAACTCCTTATCAAAAATCTACCGACTCTCCGAATTAGACCTCTCGTTGAATCAAATCTCGGGCTCCATCCCGCGGTCCCTCGGCAAAATGCGAGTCCTCGCAACACTAAATCTCGATGGAAATAAATTATCAGGGAAGATACCATCAAAATTACTACACTCAAGTGTGAGTATTTTGAATCTGAGCAAGAATTCCCTTGACGGTACCATTCCCGATGTGTTCGGACCGAGATCGTATTTGACATCAATAGATTTGTCGTACAATGAGTTGAAAGGTCCGATTCCGAAATCGATAAGTGATGCGAGTTACGTGGGGCATTTGGATGTGAGTCATAATCACTTGTGTGGGGCGATTCCGGCTGGGTCACCGTTTGATCGTCTTGATGCGTCGTCGTTTTCTAGCAACGATTGTCTGTGTGGGAAGCCGCTTAGAGCTTGTTAG
- the LOC108202951 gene encoding uncharacterized protein LOC108202951 isoform X2 translates to MDLSSTFHVFFMFLMFLMLYNVAFAKECTNIPTELSSHSLRYQLQVSTNQTWKDEMFSHYHLTPTDTSAWASLLPRKIFKEEHRDSWMMLYRNIKNPGNSKVAGEFLKEVPLDNVRLDPSSIHGQAQQTNLEYLLLLDVDSLVWSFRKNAGLPTPGDAYGGWEAPNVELRGHFVGHYLSATAQMWSATHNDTLKEKMSAVISALSDCQEKMGTGYLSAFPSEQFDRFEAVKPVWAPYYTIHKIMAGLLDQYLFGKSAQALKMVTWMAQYFYDRVQNVILKYTIEQHYRSLNEETGGMNDVLYNLYSVTGDPKHLLLAHLFDKPCFLGLLAVQADDISGFHANTHIPIVIGSQRRYEVTGDPLYKEIGKFFMDVVNTSHSYATGGTSVSEFWSEPKRLASTLQTENEESCTTYNMLKVSRHLFKWTKDMSYADYYERALTNGVLSIQRGREPGVMIYMLPLGHGQSKARSYHGWGTKFDSFWCCYGTGIESFSKLGDSIYFEEEGDVPGIYIIQYISSSLDWNSGKISLAQKVEPVNSWDNRLHVKLSILSKEGSGRKSTLKLRIPPWTYSNGAKAALNGQELSLPDPGNFLQISRQWNINDEIAIELPISIRTEAIKDDRAAYASDSAILYGPYLLVGLSSGDREIKTENSVSDWISPIPAEYNSHLITLSHESTNTVIAKSDKSLRMETTPESGSNHSIHATFRIIPKELTSSKTSSIKDFIGKLVMLEPFDLPGTVVAHGKDGSLGIEDFSSSSASVFHLVTGLDGRKNSVSLESGSLRGCYVYSDPELLADVKLECISRSRDSSYNEGASFTISDGISKYDPISFVAKGRSRNFVLQPLHSIRDENYVVYFDIQS, encoded by the exons ATGGATTTGTCAAGCACTTTccatgtgttctttatgtttctTATGTTTCTTATGTTGTACAATGTTGCTTTTGCTAAGGAATGTACAAATATTCCTACTGAGTTATCATCACATAGTCTTAGGTATCAGCTCCAAGTGTCCACTAACCAGACATGGAAAGATGAAATGTTTTCGCATTACCATTTGACTCCCACCGACACTTCGGCTTGGGCTAGTTTGCTTCCCAGGAAGATTTTCAAGGAGGAACATAGAGATAGTTGGATGATGTTGTATAGGAATATCAAGAATCCGGGTAATTCCAAAGTGGCTGGGGAATTTCTCAAGGAGGTTCCTTTGGATAATGTCAGGCTCGATCCCAGTTCGATACATGGGCAGGCTCAACAGACTAATTTGGAATATTTGTTGTTGTTGGATGTGGATAGTCTTGTTTGGAGCTTCAGGAAGAATGCGGGATTGCCAACTCCAGGTGATGCTTATGGAGGTTGGGAGGCCCCGAATGTCGAGCTTCGAGGACATTTCGTAG GACATTACTTAAGTGCCACAGCACAAATGTGGAGTGCCACTCACAATGACACTTTGAAAGAGAAAATGTCTGCAGTCATTTCTGCTCTTTCTGACTGCCAAGAAAAAATGGGAACTGGGTACCTTTCTGCATTCCCTTCAGAGCAATTTGACCGTTTTGAAGCTGTAAAACCTGTGTGGGCACCGTATTACACCATTCATAAG ATAATGGCAGGACTTTTGGATCAGTATTTATTTGGTAAGAGTGCTCAAGCTTTGAAAATGGTGACATGGATGGCTCAATATTTCTACGACCGTGTGCAAAATGTGATATTAAAGTACACCATTGAACAACACTATCGATCGCTGAACGAAGAAACAGGAGGCATGAATGATGTTCTTTACAACTTGTACAGCGTAACT GGGGATCCAAAACATTTGCTGTTGGCTCATCTTTTTGACAAACCCTGCTTTTTAGGACTCCTTGCAGTACAG GCTGATGACATATCTGGTTTCCATGCAAATACACATATTCCAATTGTTATTGGTTCTCAAAGGAGATATGAAGTTACTGGTGATCCACTTTATAAG GAAATAGGCAAATTTTTCATGGATGTTGTAAATACTTCACACAGCTATGCAACTGGAGGGACATCAGTATCCGAGTTCTG GAGTGAACCAAAGCGTTTAGCAAGCACTCTGCAGACAGAAAATGAGGAGTCTTGTACAACGTATAACATGCTTAAG GTCTCTCGCCACCTTTTCAAATGGACCAAAGACATGTCATATGCAGATTATTACGAGCGCGCACTCACTAATGGTGTTTTGAGCATCCAAAGAGGAAGGGAACCTGGAGTGATGATCTACATGCTACCACTTGGACATGGACAATCAAAGGCCAGAAGCTATCATGGATGGGGCACAAAGTTTGATAGCTTCTGGTGTTGCTATGGGACAG GAATTGAGTCATTTTCAAAGTTAGGAGATTCAATCTACTTCGAAGAGGAGGGAGATGTTCCAGGGATATATATCATCCAATATATATCAAGCTCGCTAGATTGGAACTCTGGAAAGATCTCTCTTGCTCAAAAAGTAGAGCCTGTTAATTCATGGGATAATCGCCTCCATGTAAAGCTATCAATATTGTCAAAGGAG GGTTCAGGTCGAAAATCAACTTTAAAATTAAGAATACCACCATGGACATATTCAAACGGTGCCAAGGCAGCACTGAATGGCCAGGAACTGTCATTGCCAGATCCAG GTAACTTCCTACAGATATCCCGACAGTGGAACATTAATGATGAAATTGCTATAGAGCTACCCATTAGTATCAGAACAGAAGCAATTAAAG ATGATAGGGCTGCTTATGCTTCAGATAGTGCCATTTTGTATGGTCCCTATCTTCTTGTTGGTCTGAGCAGTGGCGATAGGGAAATCAAAACAGAAAATTCTGTGTCGGACTGGATTAGTCCTATTCCAGCTGAATACAACTCTCATTTGATTACACTGTCGCACGAATCCACCAACACAGTCATTGCTAAATCAGACAAATCATTAAGAATGGAGACAACACCTGAATCCGGCTCAAATCATTCTATCCATGCCACATTTAGAATCATCCCGAAAGAGTTAACTTCCTCAAAAACTTCAAGTATAAAAGATTTTATTGGGAAATTGGTCATGTTAGAACCGTTTGATCTTCCTGGGACAGTTGTAGCGCATGGCAAAGATGGAAGCCTCGGGATAGAAGATTTCTCCAGTAGTAGTGCCTCAGTTTTCCATTTAGTAACTGGACTTGACGGGAGAAAAAATTCAGTTTCCTTGGAGTCTGGCAGTCTGCGAGGCTGTTATGTGTATAGCGATCCTGAACTGCTTGCTGATGTGAAGCTTGAGTGTATTTCTCGGTCTCGGGATAGTTCATACAATGAGGGAGCCAGTTTCACAATAAGTGATGGAATAAGCAAGTATGATCCCATCAGCTTTGTTGCAAAAGGAAGGTCAAGAAACTTTGTTTTGCAACCATTACATTCCATTAGAGATGAGAACTATGTTGTTTATTTTGACATTCAGTCTTAG
- the LOC108202951 gene encoding uncharacterized protein LOC108202951 isoform X1, translating to MDLSSTFHVFFMFLMFLMLYNVAFAKECTNIPTELSSHSLRYQLQVSTNQTWKDEMFSHYHLTPTDTSAWASLLPRKIFKEEHRDSWMMLYRNIKNPGNSKVAGEFLKEVPLDNVRLDPSSIHGQAQQTNLEYLLLLDVDSLVWSFRKNAGLPTPGDAYGGWEAPNVELRGHFVGHYLSATAQMWSATHNDTLKEKMSAVISALSDCQEKMGTGYLSAFPSEQFDRFEAVKPVWAPYYTIHKIMAGLLDQYLFGKSAQALKMVTWMAQYFYDRVQNVILKYTIEQHYRSLNEETGGMNDVLYNLYSVTGDPKHLLLAHLFDKPCFLGLLAVQADDISGFHANTHIPIVIGSQRRYEVTGDPLYKEIGKFFMDVVNTSHSYATGGTSVSEFWSEPKRLASTLQTENEESCTTYNMLKVSRHLFKWTKDMSYADYYERALTNGVLSIQRGREPGVMIYMLPLGHGQSKARSYHGWGTKFDSFWCCYGTGIESFSKLGDSIYFEEEGDVPGIYIIQYISSSLDWNSGKISLAQKVEPVNSWDNRLHVKLSILSKEQGSGRKSTLKLRIPPWTYSNGAKAALNGQELSLPDPGNFLQISRQWNINDEIAIELPISIRTEAIKDDRAAYASDSAILYGPYLLVGLSSGDREIKTENSVSDWISPIPAEYNSHLITLSHESTNTVIAKSDKSLRMETTPESGSNHSIHATFRIIPKELTSSKTSSIKDFIGKLVMLEPFDLPGTVVAHGKDGSLGIEDFSSSSASVFHLVTGLDGRKNSVSLESGSLRGCYVYSDPELLADVKLECISRSRDSSYNEGASFTISDGISKYDPISFVAKGRSRNFVLQPLHSIRDENYVVYFDIQS from the exons ATGGATTTGTCAAGCACTTTccatgtgttctttatgtttctTATGTTTCTTATGTTGTACAATGTTGCTTTTGCTAAGGAATGTACAAATATTCCTACTGAGTTATCATCACATAGTCTTAGGTATCAGCTCCAAGTGTCCACTAACCAGACATGGAAAGATGAAATGTTTTCGCATTACCATTTGACTCCCACCGACACTTCGGCTTGGGCTAGTTTGCTTCCCAGGAAGATTTTCAAGGAGGAACATAGAGATAGTTGGATGATGTTGTATAGGAATATCAAGAATCCGGGTAATTCCAAAGTGGCTGGGGAATTTCTCAAGGAGGTTCCTTTGGATAATGTCAGGCTCGATCCCAGTTCGATACATGGGCAGGCTCAACAGACTAATTTGGAATATTTGTTGTTGTTGGATGTGGATAGTCTTGTTTGGAGCTTCAGGAAGAATGCGGGATTGCCAACTCCAGGTGATGCTTATGGAGGTTGGGAGGCCCCGAATGTCGAGCTTCGAGGACATTTCGTAG GACATTACTTAAGTGCCACAGCACAAATGTGGAGTGCCACTCACAATGACACTTTGAAAGAGAAAATGTCTGCAGTCATTTCTGCTCTTTCTGACTGCCAAGAAAAAATGGGAACTGGGTACCTTTCTGCATTCCCTTCAGAGCAATTTGACCGTTTTGAAGCTGTAAAACCTGTGTGGGCACCGTATTACACCATTCATAAG ATAATGGCAGGACTTTTGGATCAGTATTTATTTGGTAAGAGTGCTCAAGCTTTGAAAATGGTGACATGGATGGCTCAATATTTCTACGACCGTGTGCAAAATGTGATATTAAAGTACACCATTGAACAACACTATCGATCGCTGAACGAAGAAACAGGAGGCATGAATGATGTTCTTTACAACTTGTACAGCGTAACT GGGGATCCAAAACATTTGCTGTTGGCTCATCTTTTTGACAAACCCTGCTTTTTAGGACTCCTTGCAGTACAG GCTGATGACATATCTGGTTTCCATGCAAATACACATATTCCAATTGTTATTGGTTCTCAAAGGAGATATGAAGTTACTGGTGATCCACTTTATAAG GAAATAGGCAAATTTTTCATGGATGTTGTAAATACTTCACACAGCTATGCAACTGGAGGGACATCAGTATCCGAGTTCTG GAGTGAACCAAAGCGTTTAGCAAGCACTCTGCAGACAGAAAATGAGGAGTCTTGTACAACGTATAACATGCTTAAG GTCTCTCGCCACCTTTTCAAATGGACCAAAGACATGTCATATGCAGATTATTACGAGCGCGCACTCACTAATGGTGTTTTGAGCATCCAAAGAGGAAGGGAACCTGGAGTGATGATCTACATGCTACCACTTGGACATGGACAATCAAAGGCCAGAAGCTATCATGGATGGGGCACAAAGTTTGATAGCTTCTGGTGTTGCTATGGGACAG GAATTGAGTCATTTTCAAAGTTAGGAGATTCAATCTACTTCGAAGAGGAGGGAGATGTTCCAGGGATATATATCATCCAATATATATCAAGCTCGCTAGATTGGAACTCTGGAAAGATCTCTCTTGCTCAAAAAGTAGAGCCTGTTAATTCATGGGATAATCGCCTCCATGTAAAGCTATCAATATTGTCAAAGGAG CAGGGTTCAGGTCGAAAATCAACTTTAAAATTAAGAATACCACCATGGACATATTCAAACGGTGCCAAGGCAGCACTGAATGGCCAGGAACTGTCATTGCCAGATCCAG GTAACTTCCTACAGATATCCCGACAGTGGAACATTAATGATGAAATTGCTATAGAGCTACCCATTAGTATCAGAACAGAAGCAATTAAAG ATGATAGGGCTGCTTATGCTTCAGATAGTGCCATTTTGTATGGTCCCTATCTTCTTGTTGGTCTGAGCAGTGGCGATAGGGAAATCAAAACAGAAAATTCTGTGTCGGACTGGATTAGTCCTATTCCAGCTGAATACAACTCTCATTTGATTACACTGTCGCACGAATCCACCAACACAGTCATTGCTAAATCAGACAAATCATTAAGAATGGAGACAACACCTGAATCCGGCTCAAATCATTCTATCCATGCCACATTTAGAATCATCCCGAAAGAGTTAACTTCCTCAAAAACTTCAAGTATAAAAGATTTTATTGGGAAATTGGTCATGTTAGAACCGTTTGATCTTCCTGGGACAGTTGTAGCGCATGGCAAAGATGGAAGCCTCGGGATAGAAGATTTCTCCAGTAGTAGTGCCTCAGTTTTCCATTTAGTAACTGGACTTGACGGGAGAAAAAATTCAGTTTCCTTGGAGTCTGGCAGTCTGCGAGGCTGTTATGTGTATAGCGATCCTGAACTGCTTGCTGATGTGAAGCTTGAGTGTATTTCTCGGTCTCGGGATAGTTCATACAATGAGGGAGCCAGTTTCACAATAAGTGATGGAATAAGCAAGTATGATCCCATCAGCTTTGTTGCAAAAGGAAGGTCAAGAAACTTTGTTTTGCAACCATTACATTCCATTAGAGATGAGAACTATGTTGTTTATTTTGACATTCAGTCTTAG
- the LOC108202475 gene encoding uncharacterized protein LOC108202475: MGFLDFNNPVRNRTLMLCFVLHLMLYLLISCDFVVSKECTNAFLPTLSSHTLRYELQITNNRTWVNEMFSLYYLDHSSPWANVIPGKVLRGDDELGWNSMREKMLGSSGFRVPHSLLKELSLHNVRLDRDSIHGRAQQTNLDYLLMLDVDRLVWSFRKTANLPTPGAPYGGWEAPNIDIRGHFVGHFLSASAQMWASTHNDALKEKMSAVVLALFDCQNKMGTGYLSAFPSELFDRFEAIKPVWAPYYTIHKIMAGLLDQYLFASDARALGMVTWMADYFYNRVRNVILKYTVERHWQSLNEETGGMNDVLYKLYDVTKNSSHLLLAHLFDKPCFLGILAVQADDISGFHSNTHIPVVIGSQQRYEITGDPLYREIGRFFLDVVNSSHAYATGGTSESEFWQEPNRLANYLQTETEESCTTYNMLKVARHLFRWTKDTVYADYYERAFTNGVLSIQRGTEPGVMIYTLPLGHGQSKAVSQHGWGTKDNSFWCCYGTGIESFSKLGDSIYFEEEGQVPGIYVIQYISSSVYWVSGDVLLVQKVMPVVSWDNHLHVTLTVSPRQTEAKRSTLNLRMPIWTYLDGATATLNKKQLPLPSPGSFLSVTRKWRTNDIISLTLPMSIRTEAIKDDRPEYSHDKAILYGPYLLVGLSDGDYHLNPKPADPPSGWMTPVPAEYNSHLISLTRESEDSTLSLKKNKTSIVLDHLPEPGANHSVHATFRIVTKDRYLNNFTTREIMGRAVMLEPFDHPGMVLMHNGENENLEVQPDSDHSYSVFRFVEGLDYKEGSVSLESSSHKSCFVYSEHEIGAAVKLKCCLKSLDKRFKEAASFRVREGVSKYDPISFTAKGSTRNFLMQPILSIRDENYNVYFSI; the protein is encoded by the exons ATGGGTTTCTTGGATTTCAACAATCCTGTCAGAAACAGAACCTTGATGTTATGTTTTGTGCTACATTTGATGCTTTATTTGTTGATATCATGTGATTTTGTTGTGAGCAAGGAGTGTACTAATGCTTTTCTTCCCACACTTTCATCACACACACTTAGATATGAGTTGCAAATAACAAATAATCGGACGTGGGTAAATGAGATGTTTTCGCTTTACTATCTTGATCATAGCTCTCCTTGGGCTAATGTGATTCCTGGGAAGGTTTTGAGGGGGGATGATGAACTTGGTTGGAATTCCATGCGTGAGAAGATGCTTGGTTCAAGTGGATTCCGTGTTCCTCATTCTCTTCTCAAGGAATTGTCGTTGCATAATGTGAGATTGGACAGGGACTCGATTCATGGCCGGGCTCAGCAGACGAACTTGGATTATTTGTTGATGTTGGATGTTGATAGATTGGTTTGGAGCTTTAGGAAGACTGCTAATTTGCCAACTCCAGGTGCTCCTTATGGAGGTTGGGAGGCCCCAAATATCGATATTCGAGGGCACTTTGTAG GACATTTCTTGAGCGCTTCAGCACAAATGTGGGCTAGTACTCACAACGACGCTCTGAAAGAGAAGATGTCTGCGGTGGTTCTTGCTCTATTCGACTGTCAGAACAAAATGGGAACTGGCTACCTTTCTGCTTTCCCTTCTGAACTATTTGATCGATTTGAGGCTATAAAACCTGTGTGGGCGCCATATTACACCATTCACAAG ATAATGGCAGGTCTGTTAGATCAGTATTTATTTGCTTCTGATGCTCGAGCTTTGGGTATGGTGACATGGATGGCTGATTACTTCTACAATCGCGTAAGAAATGTGATTTTGAAGTACACCGTAGAGAGACACTGGCAGTCACTGAATGAAGAAACGGGTGGCATGAATGATGTCCTGTATAAACTCTATGACGTAACA AAAAATTCTTCGCATTTGTTGTTGGCTCACCTCTTCGACAAACCCTGCTTTTTAGGTATACTTGCTGTACAG GCTGACGATATATCGGGGTTTCACTCAAACACACACATTCCAGTTGTCATCGGTTCTCAACAGAGATATGAAATTACAGGCGATCCACTTTACAGG GAAATAGGGAGGTTTTTTTTGGATGTTGTGAATTCTTCTCATGCATATGCCACCGGAGGGACATCAGAATCTGAGTTCTG GCAAGAACCAAATCGTTTAGCAAATTATCTACAAACTGAGACTGAAGAGTCTTGTACAACCTATAATATGCTAAAGGTTGCACGCCACTTATTTAGGTGGACTAAAGATACAGTGTACGCGGATTATTATGAACGAGCTTTTACAAATGGAGTACTCAGTATTCAAAGAGGAACAGAACCTGGAGTGATGATTTATACACTACCATTAGGCCATGGTCAGTCCAAGGCGGTAAGCCAGCATGGATGGGGAACAAAGGATAATAGTTTCTGGTGCTGCTATGGAACAG GAATTGAATCATTCTCAAAGTTAGGAGATTCGATATACTTTGAAGAAGAGGGACAAGTTCCAGGCATTTACGTTATTCAGTACATATCAAGCTCAGTTTACTGGGTATCTGGGGATGTTTTGCTAGTTCAAAAAGTAATGCCTGTTGTATCATGGGACAATCACCTTCATGTGACCTTAACGGTTTCCCCAAGACAG ACAGAAGCCAAGCGGTCAACATTAAACTTGAGAATGCCGATATGGACATATTTAGATGGTGCCACGGCAACATTGAATAAAAAACAATTGCCTCTTCCTAGTCCAG GTAGTTTCTTGTCAGTAACTCGAAAGTGGAGAACTAATGACATTATCTCTCTGACACTACCAATGAGCATCCGAACAGAGGCCATCAAAG ATGATCGGCCTGAATATTCCCATGACAAAGCAATTTTATATGGCCCGTATCTTCTTGTTGGTTTGAGCGATGGTGATTATCATCTAAATCCAAAACCAGCTGATCCTCCCTCAGGATGGATGACTCCAGTTCCAGCTGAATacaattcacatttaatttcgCTTACCAGAGAGTCTGAAGACTCAACACTCAgtctcaaaaaaaataaaaccagCATTGTACTAGATCATTTACCTGAGCCAGGGGCAAACCATTCCGTCCATGCCACTTTTAGAATTGTCACCAAGGACAGATACCTGAACAATTTTACGACAAGAGAGATCATGGGGAGAGCAGTTATGCTAGAGCCATTTGATCATCCAGGCATGGTTCTTATGCACAATGGCGAAAATGAGAACCTTGAGGTGCAACCTGACTCAGATCATAGTTACTCAGTTTTTCGTTTCGTTGAGGGACTGGACTACAAGGAAGGGTCTGTTTCGTTAGAATCTAGCAGCCATAAGAGCTGTTTTGTGTATAGTGAGCATGAAATAGGTGCAGCTGTGAAGCTCAAGTGTTGTTTAAAGTCATTGGACAAGAGGTTCAAAGAGGCAGCTAGCTTTAGAGTGAGAGAAGGAGTTAGCAAATATGATCCTATTAGCTTTACAGCCAAAGGGAGCACAAGGAACTTTCTTATGCAACCAATACTTAGCATTAGAGATGAAAATTACAATGTGTATTTCAGTATCTAA
- the LOC108202476 gene encoding pentatricopeptide repeat-containing protein At2g22410, mitochondrial → MMSLKALRNKTHKHHSHLSHLYHVHYSSSSHRPLLPHKEKPINWNTTHSFIHSTPLLSLLEKCNSMTLLKLIQSQMLVTGLISDGLAASRLVAFCAMSEAGCIRYCKDLLMFTPQSKVFSWNVTIRGHLERDFDVKEGLFLYKLMLATSACRPDHYTFPLLFKCCARLLWLPVAYGIVGQVLRWGFDSDLFVRNAMIHVFVSCGELGVACKVFDESCVRDLVSWNSLINGYARNGKAVDAVRIFREMEMVGIQPDDVTMLGVVSSCAQLEDLNSGVEFHRLIEEKNIDLTVSLANALVDMYVKCGDLSAAEDMFNKMKKRTVVSWTTMVMGYIKFGILDTAKRLFDEMPEKDVVPWNAMIGGYVQANRSKEALDLFHNMQARNVKPDEVTMVNCLSACSQLGALEVGIWIQHYIAKHKLCVNVSLGTALVDMYVKCGNMDKALQVFSEMPDKNSLTWTCIIGGFATHGNAHDAISYFLWMINCGLQPDAVTFLGLLSACCHGGLVDEGRMLFTQMSSKFNIKPKLKHYSCMVDLLGRAGLLKEAEELIKNMPMKADAVVWGALLFACRVHKNVEIGERAAFKLIEMDPLDSGNYVLLANIYGEANMWERARETRELMKKNRVDKVPGCSSIEIDGNVYEFMIRDKSHQQATHIYDCLSQLTSHLELVGHVYSPSEDDILLSSNVVHLI, encoded by the coding sequence ATGATGAGTCTGAAAGCTCTTCGCaacaaaacacacaaacatCATTCACATCTCTCCCATCTTTATCATGTAcattattcttcttcttctcatcgCCCACTTTTACCTCACAAAGAGAAGCCCATCAACTGGAACACAACCCACTCTTTCATCCACTCCACCCCTTTACTCTCTCTCCTAGAAAAATGCAATTCAATGACCCTTCTCAAACTAATCCAATCCCAAATGCTTGTTACTGGGCTCATCTCAGATGGGCTGGCTGCAAGCCGTTTAGTTGCATTTTGTGCCATGTCTGAAGCTGGTTGCATTCGTTATTGTAAAGATTTGTTGATGTTTACACCGCAGTCTAAAGTGTTTTCTTGGAATGTGACTATTAGGGGTCATTTAGAGAGAGATTTTGATGTCAAAGAAGGCCTTTTTTTGTATAAGTTAATGTTGGCAACTAGTGCTTGCAGGCCTGATCATTATACTTTTCCTTTGTTGTTTAAGTGCTGTGCGAGGCTATTGTGGCTTCCCGTGGCGTATGGGATTGTTGGACAGGTTTTGAGATGGGGGTTTGATTCCGATTTGTTTGTGCGTAATGCCATGATTCATGTTTTTGTGTCTTGTGGGGAGCTGGGTGTTGCGTGTAAAGTGTTTGATGAAAGTTGTGTGAGGGATTTGGTTTCGTGGAATTCGTTGATTAATGGTTATGCTCGAAACGGGAAGGCGGTGGATGCGGTGAGGATTTTTAGGGAGATGGAGATGGTGGGAATTCAGCCTGATGATGTTACCATGCTTGGGGTTGTCTCGTCGTGTGCGCAGTTGGAGGATTTGAATAGTGGGGTGGAGTTTCATCGGTTAATAGAGGAAAAGAATATTGATTTGACTGTGTCTCTTGCTAATGCACTTGTCGACATGTATGTAAAGTGTGGGGATCTTAGTGCTGCGGAAGATATGTTTAATAAGATGAAAAAGAGAACTGTCGTGTCATGGACTACTATGGTTATGGGGTATATTAAATTTGGTATTCTTGATACAGCTAAGAGACTTTTTGATGAAATGCCAGAGAAGGATGTGGTTCCATGGAATGCAATGATAGGCGGTTACGTTCAAGCTAATCGTAGCAAAGAGGCATTAGACCTGTTTCACAATATGCAGGCCAGGAATGTTAAGCCGGATGAGGTGACTATGGTTAACTGTTTATCTGCATGCTCACAACTGGGAGCTCTTGAGGTTGGAATTTGGATTCAGCATTACATTGCAAAACACAAACTTTGTGTTAATGTTAGCTTAGGCACAGCACTAGTTGACATGTATGTAAAATGTGGCAACATGGACAAGGCACTCCAGGTTTTCAGTGAGATGCCTGATAAAAACTCATTAACTTGGACTTGTATAATTGGTGGTTTCGCAACTCATGGTAATGCACATGATGCCATATCTTATTTCCTATGGATGATTAACTGTGGTTTGCAGCCAGATGCAGTCACCTTTCTAGGGCTCTTGTCGGCTTGTTGCCATGGAGGGTTGGTTGACGAGGGACGCATGCTTTTCACCCAAATgagttcaaaatttaatattaagcCCAAACTCAAGCACTATTCTTGCATGGTCGACCTCCTTGGTAGGGCTGGTTTATTAAAAGAAGCCGAAGAGCTTATAAAGAACATGCCAATGAAAGCAGATGCTGTGGTTTGGGGGGCTTTGCTATTTGCCTGTCGAGTTCATAAAAATGTTGAAATTGGAGAAAGGGCTGCTTTTAAACTTATTGAGATGGATCCACTTGACAGTGGAAATTATGTTTTGCTTGCTAACATATATGGGGAAGCAAATATGTGGGAGAGAGCTAGAGAGACGAGGGAGTTGATGAAGAAAAATAGAGTGGATAAGGTTCCAGGATGCAGTTCAATTGAGATTGATGGGAATGTGTATGAGTTTATGATTAGAGACAAATCACATCAGCAGGCAACTCATATATATGATTGTTTGTCTCAGTTAACAAGCCATCTGGAGCTTGTCGGACATGTCTATTCACCTTCAGAAGATGACATTCTCCTTAGTTCAAATGTTGTCCatctgatttga